From one Streptococcus oralis genomic stretch:
- a CDS encoding aminoglycoside 6-adenylyltransferase, translating into MRTETEMLDAISQIAKSLQVEAVAMSGSRTNPKAPKDEFQDYDVIYVVDDLDNLTSDLSWLNQFGKRIIEQHNVLEHRHLYLMLFEDGNRIDLTLCPKEHIQEWVDSEAGFTVLEDPKGVFEPYSPNPQRFWTSPASAIEFDKACNEFWWVSAYVVKGICRKQAIYATDHLYGICQQELLKLLAWQVAADKGTVDIGKNYKYLFQYLPTEKEKEFSNLLAFSSVEKLTQSLFATMQLFHREAQILAQKMSFAYDKVVAEKMIEYAEKRLLNR; encoded by the coding sequence ATGAGAACTGAAACAGAAATGCTTGATGCGATTTCACAGATTGCTAAATCTTTACAAGTTGAGGCTGTCGCCATGTCTGGTTCACGGACAAACCCAAAAGCACCAAAAGATGAGTTTCAGGATTACGACGTGATCTATGTCGTGGACGACTTAGATAATCTGACGAGTGACCTTTCTTGGTTGAATCAGTTTGGCAAGCGCATTATTGAGCAGCATAACGTACTTGAACATCGCCATCTGTATCTCATGCTCTTTGAAGATGGCAATCGGATTGATTTAACCCTCTGCCCCAAAGAGCACATTCAAGAGTGGGTGGATAGTGAGGCAGGATTCACCGTTTTAGAAGATCCTAAGGGGGTGTTTGAACCTTATTCCCCGAATCCTCAACGTTTTTGGACAAGCCCAGCTAGTGCAATAGAGTTTGACAAAGCCTGCAATGAATTTTGGTGGGTGTCAGCCTACGTGGTTAAAGGGATTTGTCGCAAGCAAGCCATCTATGCCACGGATCATCTCTATGGAATTTGTCAGCAAGAATTGCTCAAGCTTTTAGCTTGGCAAGTGGCAGCAGATAAGGGAACGGTCGATATCGGCAAGAACTACAAGTATCTTTTCCAGTATTTACCTACAGAGAAAGAGAAGGAATTCTCGAACCTGCTTGCTTTTTCAAGTGTAGAGAAACTTACTCAGTCATTGTTTGCTACGATGCAACTTTTCCACAGAGAAGCTCAAATACTTGCTCAAAAGATGAGCTTTGCCTACGATAAGGTAGTAGCTGAGAAGATGATTGAGTATGCTGAAAAGAGACTTCTTAATCGCTGA